The genomic interval GTTGGCGTGTGGGGTTTTCATTCGCTCACCCACAGCATTCTCACTGTTTACGGACAGCCGCACTGGAACTTAGTTGCCAATGGCGCTTACTTTATTAGCAATGTGGTGGGTAATAGCTGCGTGGTGTTCGGTTTATTCGGTGTACCTATGTATGGGCTGGTGGGTGTTGCTTGGGTGAGTGTGGGGTCATCCTTGCTCGGTGTGATTGTGGCGTACTTAGCTATTTTCTATAAACTTAAGTTTCGCATTGTTTGGCAAAGTGTGCGTCGAGATTTTCGGCGCCATTCAGTTCAGCTCCGGCGCATTGCGCTGCCGAGTATTGTCGAGCCACTGAGTTTCGACGGCCAAATGATTATGCTGAGTGCGATAGTGGCCGTGGGCGGCGCCACTGACTTGGCGGCGCGGGCTTATACATTTAATACTTTCATGGCCTTGCTAATAGTCACCGTTGCGATCAGCACCGCGACGGAAGTGATGGTGGCGCAACATGTGGGCGCGAAACGGTTCGAGGCGGCGAATGCCCAGTTACACCAAAGCCTGCGCGCGGCATTTTTTGGCACTGGTGTGATCGGTGTTATCTTTACCCTGTTGGCGCCGCAGATTATGGCACTCTACACCACAGAGGCCAGTATCTTGGCGATGGCCTGGTGGTACTTCGGTTTATCTTTTCTGGCCGAGCCCGGGCGCACGGTCAATATCATTGTTGGCAATTCGCTCAGAGGCACTGGCGACGGTTGGTTTATTTCCGTTGTGGGCATGTTGTTCAGCTGGGGCATAGCGGTGCCGCTGGCGTGGTTTTTAGCCATTCATCTCGACATGGGTTTAATCGGCGTACTGATTTCTGCGGCACTCGATGAAGGCTGTCGCTCACTGTTTTATTACGGTCGCTGGCGCAAAGGCCACTGGAAACATAAAAACGCCATTGTCCGAGAAGAGGCCAGTGCTATCGCTTGAGTAGCTTGAGCGGCTCCTTAATCGCGACGGTTTACATTTAAGTTTGCAGCTTACATGATAGCGAGGCTGTTAATTTGCCTAGCCTTGGTTTGCATTGGGTTTGTTTTAGCCTGGTGTGAGCTGTGACTTATCACCCTCTTCAAAGCTAACCCATCTTCGTTTAGGCCTATAACCTTAGATGCCGCGGTGCTTTCAAACTATGACCTATTCCAACATCGTAGATAACACGGTATCCAATCTTTATAAACAACACTCGCGCAAAGTGCTCGCGACGCTGGTGCGTTTATTGGGCGATTTTGATTTGGCCGAAGAGGCAGCGCACGAAGCCTTTGCCTTGGCGATTGAAACTTGGCGCAGCGACGGTATCCCCGACAATCCCACGGCCTGGTTAATTTCAACCGGTCGCTTTAAGGCGATAGATATTATTCGCCGCAACCAGCGCTTCGGAGCGCTCCAGCCCGATCTGCAACAGCTCGTTAGCGACATTGAAGCACACAATTTATCTCTATCGCAGCGGGACATCGAAGACGATCAGCTGCGTTTAATTTTCACCTGCTGTCACCCGGCTATTGACGCCAAAGTGCAAATTCCCCTTACCCTGCGCGAAGTGTGTGGCCTAACCACAGAGGAAATTGCCAGCGCGTTTTTGGTGCCGGCATCCACCATGGCACAGCGCATTGTGCGCGGCAAAAATAAGATACGGGAGGCGAAGATTCCCTTCGTGATTCCCGAGGCGACGGAATTACCGGAGCGCCTAGATGCGGTTTTGTCGGTTATTTATTTGGTGTTTAACGAGGGTTATTCGGCGTCCAGTGGCGACGCCCTAACCCGAGCCGATTTGTCAAACGAGGCACTACGACTGTGCCGGCTACTCCTGAATCTACTGCCCGACGCCGAGGTAATGGGGCTGTTGGCGCTCATGCTATTGCACGAATCGCGCCGCTCAGCGCGCACCGATGACCTAGGCGACATAGTGCTGCTGGAAGATCAGGATCGCAGCCTTTGGGATAAAGGCAGTATTTCCGAGGGCGTCGCTCTGGTTCGTCAGGCGCTGTTATCGCGGCGCTTTGGCTTCTATAGCTTACAGGCGGCAATAGCAGCCGTGCACGC from Simiduia curdlanivorans carries:
- a CDS encoding MATE family efflux transporter, with the translated sequence MSEPENTRQQSKVLEKGLWGMTRPMMLEQALVLSIPMTDLFFLSRVSDDSAAAVGAITPILYFAFTCLWVVAFAGSSLTSQRMGNNDYAQAETTIGVYGFWLMLLSVLATALVYFGGPFVATAMGLPGAILFDAITYLQITAWMVGVWGFHSLTHSILTVYGQPHWNLVANGAYFISNVVGNSCVVFGLFGVPMYGLVGVAWVSVGSSLLGVIVAYLAIFYKLKFRIVWQSVRRDFRRHSVQLRRIALPSIVEPLSFDGQMIMLSAIVAVGGATDLAARAYTFNTFMALLIVTVAISTATEVMVAQHVGAKRFEAANAQLHQSLRAAFFGTGVIGVIFTLLAPQIMALYTTEASILAMAWWYFGLSFLAEPGRTVNIIVGNSLRGTGDGWFISVVGMLFSWGIAVPLAWFLAIHLDMGLIGVLISAALDEGCRSLFYYGRWRKGHWKHKNAIVREEASAIA
- a CDS encoding RNA polymerase sigma factor encodes the protein MTYSNIVDNTVSNLYKQHSRKVLATLVRLLGDFDLAEEAAHEAFALAIETWRSDGIPDNPTAWLISTGRFKAIDIIRRNQRFGALQPDLQQLVSDIEAHNLSLSQRDIEDDQLRLIFTCCHPAIDAKVQIPLTLREVCGLTTEEIASAFLVPASTMAQRIVRGKNKIREAKIPFVIPEATELPERLDAVLSVIYLVFNEGYSASSGDALTRADLSNEALRLCRLLLNLLPDAEVMGLLALMLLHESRRSARTDDLGDIVLLEDQDRSLWDKGSISEGVALVRQALLSRRFGFYSLQAAIAAVHAESASASDTDWHQIVSLYDVLLRVEPSPIIELNRAVAVAMRDGPEAGVQLIDGILKRGELADYHLLHSSRGELLRRCGQHTLALAAFELALALAKQAPEKRLIQAKITQLQSD